One window from the genome of Drosophila albomicans strain 15112-1751.03 chromosome 2L, ASM965048v2, whole genome shotgun sequence encodes:
- the LOC127565107 gene encoding LOW QUALITY PROTEIN: clotting factor B-like (The sequence of the model RefSeq protein was modified relative to this genomic sequence to represent the inferred CDS: deleted 2 bases in 1 codon), with amino-acid sequence MREISVVLGAHNKTEINNSTRFNVKNITIHPDYKIKQKHNDIAILEMEGSADFSTFKIRPVCLPTSSRENLTEFRAGGFGKNGDMDSSELSQTTLITHDITKCNFTTYTKLNETLHFCAGPNGTIGGDVCRGDSGGPTFSFDPNHTNCLSVVMGVISKGNQCDGESASSLHTRVSYYRKWIEQIVWPNDTSKE; translated from the exons ATGCG AGAGATATCAGTTGTCTTGGGTGCCCAtaataaaacagaaataaataatagtactcgatttaatgtaaaaaatataacgaTACATCCtgactacaaaataaaacaaaaacat aatGATATTGCTATATTGGAAATGGAAGGATCAGCAGATTTTAGCACGTTTAAAATTCGACCAGTTTGCTTGCCCACATCAAGTAGAGAGAATCTCACAGAATTTAGGGCTGGTGGTTTTGGTAAAAATGGAGATATGGATTCAAGTGAATTGTCGCAAACAACTTTAATCACACACGAtattacaaaatgcaattttacgACCTACACGAAATTGAATGAAACTCTTCACTTCTGTGCAGGGCCAAATGGTACAATTGGCGGAGATGTTTGTCGTGGCGACTCTGGTGGTCCAACTTTTAGCTTTGATCCTAATCATACGAATTGCCTTTCTGTGGTCATGGGCGTCATTTCAAAGGGAAATCAATGTGACGGTGAATCTGCTTCTAGTCTTCACACCAGAGTTTCATACTATCGCAAATGGATTGAGCAAATTGTTTGGCCAAATGACACCAgtaaagaataa